The proteins below come from a single Stigmatopora argus isolate UIUO_Sarg chromosome 11, RoL_Sarg_1.0, whole genome shotgun sequence genomic window:
- the dnph1 gene encoding 5-hydroxymethyl-dUMP N-hydrolase isoform X1: MKIYFCASIRGGREDAPVYERIVKSLANFGEVLTEHVGDIQLGDKGEERLDRDIHDRDLAWLRRADAVVAEVTQPSLGVGYELGHAHLLQKRILCLFRLSSGQRLSAMIRGAADGERFLVEDYGGPEDVDEILARFFLTAAR, translated from the exons ATGAAGATTTATTTTTGCGCGAGCATCCGAGGCGGAAGGGAAGACGCGCCCGTGTACGAGCGCATCGTCAAGTCGCTCGCAAACTTCGGCGAGGTCCTGACGGAGCACGTCGGAGACATCCAGCTCGGCGACAAAG GCGAGGAGCGGCTTGACCGTGACATCCACGACCGGGACCTGGCGTGGCTGCGCCGGGCCGACG CGGTGGTCGCTGAGGTGACGCAGCCGTCGCTGGGCGTGGGCTACGAGCTGGGTCACGCTCACCTGCTGCAGAAGAGAATCCTCTGTCTCTTCCGACTGTCGTCGGGCCAAA GGTTGTCGGCCATGATCCGAGGAGCGGCGGACGGCGAGCGCTTCCTGGTGGAGGATTACGGCGGCCCGGAAGACGTGGACGAGATCTTGGCGCGCTTCTTTCTAACAGCGGCTCGCTGA
- the dnph1 gene encoding 5-hydroxymethyl-dUMP N-hydrolase isoform X2, which yields MADSRPTPGPIGARCASGIYPGEERLDRDIHDRDLAWLRRADAVVAEVTQPSLGVGYELGHAHLLQKRILCLFRLSSGQRLSAMIRGAADGERFLVEDYGGPEDVDEILARFFLTAAR from the exons atggccgacagccGCCCAACGCCCGGTCCCATTGGCGCGCGGTGCGCGTCAGGCATCTATCCTG GCGAGGAGCGGCTTGACCGTGACATCCACGACCGGGACCTGGCGTGGCTGCGCCGGGCCGACG CGGTGGTCGCTGAGGTGACGCAGCCGTCGCTGGGCGTGGGCTACGAGCTGGGTCACGCTCACCTGCTGCAGAAGAGAATCCTCTGTCTCTTCCGACTGTCGTCGGGCCAAA GGTTGTCGGCCATGATCCGAGGAGCGGCGGACGGCGAGCGCTTCCTGGTGGAGGATTACGGCGGCCCGGAAGACGTGGACGAGATCTTGGCGCGCTTCTTTCTAACAGCGGCTCGCTGA